One window of the Trypanosoma brucei gambiense DAL972 chromosome 3, complete sequence genome contains the following:
- a CDS encoding peptide chain release factor 1, putative, translating to MFICPLCVLFLQTSCMRNAPLLLFGAGGTLGGVKKIASPKTIPYHNWVLSEKSRVLLDSIHHPLVTEYFLRLNMRRVGLEQQQECADLASLHTKVGDTSYNHVMWNIQYRDELDVSERLSAHLLKINDNIKLKDQLHSHETLSDDDRDILLMVEEDVRELVEKVRDMDSDVNAVMTRRLNLSDALGSCTNTWSLEVAGKAGGEEASLFASELLEMYRAYATEIRHWSVDVDGGEGDGEPVSSGGPAVGGNGMKIKVKGEGVYRNLRHEIGVHKVQRVPVTDQDGKMQTSTAVVTLMPVLDPVSVDVHERDCNIEFVRGSGPGGQGMQSSSNAVCLTHKPSGISVKCHQSRSALGNKELALQMVAQQLLVRRVKDQNSSLHETWCNQWSSGERSDKMRTYNYPQNRVTDHRLGRDYSLGTFLDGGAGLVGLHDDLNAIDDRQQLVRVLLQHIESDFNCVT from the coding sequence ATGTTCATTTGTCCTCTCtgcgtgttgtttcttcagACTAGTTGTATGAGGAATGCCCCATTGCTCTTGTTTGGAGCGGGTGGAACCCTCGGAGGGGTGAAAAAGATAGCCAGTCCTAAGACTATTCCGTACCACAATTGGGTGCTTTCAGAAAAGTCGAGGGTCCTATTAGACTCTATTCACCATCCTCTAGTCACAGAATACTTTCTTCGACTAAACATGAGGCGTGTGGGGcttgaacaacaacaagagtGCGCTGACTTGGCTTCACTGCACACTAAAGTCGGGGACACTTCTTACAATCACGTGATGTGGAATATTCAGTACAGAGATGAACTGGACGTGTCGGAGAGGCTATCAGCCCATTTACTGAAGATTAATGACAACATAAAGTTGAAGGACCAACTTCATTCACATGAAACTCTGTCAGACGACGATCGGGATATATTACTCATGGTAGAAGAAGATGTCCGGGAGCTCGTTGAGAAGGTTCGTGACATGGATAGTGACGTGAATGCTGTCATGACGCGGCGTCTCAATTTGAGTGATGCTCTGGGATCATGTACCAACACATGGTCGCTTGAGGTTGCTGGAAAGGCTGGTGGCGAGGAGGCATCTCTATTTGCATCTGAGTTGCTCGAGATGTATAGGGCATACGCAACTGAAATAAGGCATTGGAGCGTTGATGTGGACGGTGGTGAAGGAGATGGCGAGCCCGTTAGTTCCGGTGGTCCTGCAGTCGGTGGAAATGGAATGAAAATTAAAGTTAAAGGGGAAGGGGTGTACCGCAATCTACGGCATGAGATTGGGGTTCACAAGGTTCAACGGGTACCCGTTACCGACCAAGATGGAAAGATGCAAACCTCTACAGCTGTGGTTACTCTGATGCCCGTGCTTGACCCAGTTTCTGTTGATGTTCACGAAAGGGATTGCAACATTGAATTCGTTCGGGGGTCAGGACCAGGGGGTCAGGGAATGCAAAGCAGTTCCAACGCCGTTTGTTTAACGCATAAACCATCTGGTATATCAGTCAAATGTCACCAGTCCCGGTCGGCTCTTGGAAATAAGGAACTTGCGCTACAGATGGTCGCCCAACAACTGTTGGTACGTCGTGTAAAGGACCAAAATTCTTCTCTTCATGAGACGTGGTGCAATCAATGGAGCAGTGGAGAGCGATCAGACAAAATGAGGACGTACAATTACCCACAAAACCGTGTCACTGATCATCGCCTCGGGAGGGATTACTCCTTGGGAACGTTTTTAGATGGCGGTGCTGGTCTGGTGGGATTGCACGATGACCTTAACGCAATCGATGATAGGCAACAACTTGTACGAGTGCTTTTGCAACATATTGAGAGCGACTTCAACTGTGTTacgtaa